A stretch of the Verrucomicrobiota bacterium genome encodes the following:
- a CDS encoding FtsX-like permease family protein has protein sequence MRAPFSLFLALRYLRPKRSVVSVVTVFSVVGVMLGVWIMTVVIAVMHGFEEEVTERLLGYEPHILLEAKYDPQAGAFPIVDWKGVGALGERASEAVEASYPIVEGKVFLDFNGRRDAHLMRAITDDDPEQRRKLEESMGGQAFDFAQALGNPSADGPMLMGSVLAESLGVRVGDTVTIYSPGNLNDVLDAFTDLERPPLAELQPESAQSLLETFAENGRSEGERLLFPEVRAQEMEALLIRLLGEDLRKSDREAILELLDFLDFPLAVEGEERAFEKARAREVFAMLDRLATPPDPAEEEDALAQLKSLVLPKELEVIGLFKSTPLSPAVLVPIHVGQELYSLRDSVHGVALRTKDAYRAERTALALQEQLPEGLYATSWIQKFDLWFSAIRRERSMMYVLLFFICIVAAFCIMITLFTSTFQKRKEIGVMKALGARMSQIVWVFLSQGVAVGAVGAAMGALLAKATVANLPGIQNFLKRLGIDPFPAEVYGLDEGIPAKLMAMDMFLIALSALVVCTLGAMIPALFAARLDPAKALRSDQ, from the coding sequence ATGCGCGCTCCTTTCTCCCTTTTTCTGGCCCTGCGCTACCTGCGACCCAAGCGCAGCGTGGTTTCGGTGGTGACGGTTTTTTCGGTAGTGGGGGTGATGCTCGGGGTCTGGATCATGACGGTGGTGATCGCGGTCATGCATGGCTTTGAGGAGGAGGTGACCGAGCGCCTTCTGGGGTATGAGCCGCATATTTTGCTGGAAGCGAAGTATGATCCGCAAGCGGGGGCCTTCCCGATTGTCGATTGGAAGGGCGTGGGGGCCTTGGGCGAGCGGGCTTCCGAGGCGGTCGAGGCCAGCTACCCCATCGTGGAAGGCAAGGTGTTCCTGGATTTCAACGGCCGCCGCGATGCCCATCTGATGCGGGCCATCACGGACGATGATCCAGAGCAGCGCCGGAAGTTGGAGGAGTCCATGGGGGGGCAGGCTTTCGATTTCGCCCAGGCGCTGGGGAATCCTTCGGCGGATGGGCCGATGTTGATGGGTTCGGTTTTGGCTGAGAGTTTGGGGGTGCGCGTGGGGGATACGGTCACGATTTATTCGCCGGGCAATCTCAACGATGTCTTGGATGCGTTCACGGATCTGGAGCGTCCTCCGTTGGCGGAGTTGCAGCCGGAGTCGGCCCAATCCCTTTTGGAGACGTTTGCAGAGAACGGTCGCTCCGAGGGCGAGCGTTTGCTTTTCCCTGAGGTCCGGGCGCAGGAGATGGAGGCGCTTCTCATTCGTCTATTGGGTGAGGATCTTCGCAAGTCGGACCGAGAGGCGATCCTTGAGCTGCTCGATTTTCTGGACTTCCCGCTGGCGGTCGAGGGAGAGGAACGGGCTTTTGAGAAGGCGAGGGCGCGTGAGGTTTTCGCGATGCTGGATCGCTTGGCCACGCCGCCGGATCCGGCCGAGGAGGAAGACGCGCTCGCTCAACTGAAGTCGCTCGTGCTGCCCAAGGAGCTGGAGGTGATCGGGCTTTTCAAGAGCACACCCTTGAGCCCAGCGGTCCTGGTGCCGATTCATGTGGGGCAAGAGCTGTATTCGCTCAGGGATTCGGTCCATGGAGTGGCCCTGCGAACCAAGGATGCCTACCGAGCCGAGCGGACGGCTTTGGCGCTCCAAGAGCAGCTTCCAGAGGGTCTTTACGCGACTTCGTGGATCCAAAAATTCGATCTTTGGTTCAGCGCCATTCGGCGGGAGCGCTCGATGATGTATGTGCTGCTGTTTTTCATCTGCATCGTGGCGGCCTTTTGCATCATGATCACGCTTTTCACCTCCACGTTCCAGAAGCGGAAGGAGATCGGGGTCATGAAGGCCCTGGGCGCGCGCATGTCGCAGATCGTGTGGGTTTTCCTGTCCCAGGGCGTGGCGGTGGGCGCGGTGGGGGCGGCCATGGGGGCGCTTTTGGCGAAGGCGACGGTGGCCAATCTGCCGGGGATTCAGAATTTTCTCAAACGCTTGGGAATCGATCCCTTTCCGGCCGAGGTCTACGGGCTGGACGAGGGCATCCCCGCCAAGCTGATGGCGATGGATATGTTTCTGATCGCTCTCTCCGC